The region TGCGGAATGGCTCGGGGAAACCACCGTACGGCTGGCCCATCATACCCTCGAGGAACTCGAGAACGGAGCCAGGGAAGTCGAGCTCGCCAGCACGCTCAATGACATCCTTGGGGCTGAGCTTGTTGGACACCATGAACTGGGCCaagtcaccaacaaccttgGAGGTTGGAGTGACCTTGACGATGTCGCCGAGGAGCTCGTTGGCTTGCTCGTAAGCCTTCTTGGTCTCCAACCACTGGGAGCCAAGACCAAGCTGAGAGGCCTGGAACATCATGTTGGTGAGCTGACCGCCAGGAATCTCGTGCTCGTACACCTCAGGATCGGGACCCGCAAGATGAGCCTCGAAGGGCGAGTAGAGGAGGCGGAGCTGAGACCAGTAGGTATCAAGCGCACGAACGTGAGCAGGGTTGAGACCGGGCTGCTTATCGGTACCATCAAGCGACGCAATGATGGCGTTGATGCTGGGCTGCGAGGTCATACCAGACAAGCTGTCAGTGGCAGCGTCAACAGCATCGGCGCCGGCCATGGCGCAGGCAACCATGGAAGCCACACCAGTACCCGCCGAGTCGTGGGTGTGGACGTGGATGGGAAGGTCAGGGTACTTCTTGCGGATGGTAccgatgaggatggtggcaGCATGGGGCTTGAGAACACCGGCCATGTCCTTGATGCCAAGAACATCAATGTCGAGAGCAACAAGCTTGTCAACAAGGTCAATGTAGTAATCCAGGGAGTACTTCTTCTTGGGGTTGAGCATGTCACCGCTGTAGCAGACGGTACCCTCGCAGACACCACCAGCCTTTTGCACGGCCTTGATACCAACCTCGAGCTGGTTGATGTCGTTGAGAGCATCGAAGACACGGAAGATGTCGACACCGTTGTCCTTGGCCTGCTTGACGAAGTGGTCGATGGCATTGTCAGGGAGCGAGGCATAAGCAACGCCGTTGGCGCCACGGAGCAACATCTGGAAGGGGATGTTGGGGATCAACTTGCGCATCTTGCGGAGGCGGTCCCAAGGGTCCTCGTACAAGAAGCGGAAGGCGACATCGAAGGTGGCGCCACCCCAGCATTCCAGAGCGTACAAGTTGGAGAGCGCATGGCTGGTCTCCTTGGCaatgttgaggaggtcgacTGTGCGGACACGGGTCGCCAGGAGAGACTGATGGGCATCACGCCAGGTGGTATCCATGAGCAAGCAGCCCTTGTAGTTGCGAACAGCCTTGGCGAAAGCCTTGGGGCCTTGTTCGACGATGATGTTGCGCCAGCCCTTTTGCGAAGGCGAAGACACATCGAGCTTCTTGCCAGCATCGTCCAAGAGctcggggatgatgatgtcgccCTTGAACTTGGGCTCACCGATTTGACCCTTGATGCTGCTACCGTTGACGGCGAGGTCACCAAGATAGGCCAGAAGCTTCTGGGCGCGGTTCTGACTGCCAACGAGGTCAAACAGGGACGGGGTATCATCAATAAAGGTCGTCCAGCAGTTGCCATCAATAAATGTTGGGTGGGTCAGGAGAGAGGCCAGGAAGGGGATGTTGGTCTTGACGCCGCGAATGCGGAACTCGATAAGAGCGCGAAGAACCTTGCGGCGGGCAATTTCGTACGTTGAGCCGTGGCACGACACCTTGACAAGCATGCTGTCGTAGTAGGGGGTAATGACGGCGCCAGCAAAGCCGTTGCCACCATCGAGACGCACACCGTTACCGCCAGCGGAGCGGTACACCTCGATCTTGCCCGTGTCGGGCTGGAAGTTCTTGGCCGGATCCTCGGTCGTGATACGACACTGGATGGCGA is a window of Podospora pseudopauciseta strain CBS 411.78 chromosome 1, whole genome shotgun sequence DNA encoding:
- the PYC1 gene encoding pyruvate carboxylase (COG:C; EggNog:ENOG503NW8J) translates to MAADNDKKYEDVFEEGDVPKEAQTVHRIRANSTIMQLNKILVANRGEIPIRIFRTAHELSLHTIAIFSYEDRLSMHRQKADEAYVIGKRGQYTPVGAYLASDEIVKIAVEHGAQMIHPGYGFLSENAEFARKVEAAGLIFIGPSPDVIDALGDKVSARKIAIAANVPVVPGTEGAVEKFEEVKAFTDKYGFPIIIKAAYGGGGRGMRVVREEASLKESFERATSEAKSAFGNGTVFVERFLDKPKHIEVQLLGDNHGNIVHLYERDCSVQRRHQKVVEIAPAKDLPASVRDAILNDAVRLAKSVNYRNAGTAEFLVDQQNRYYFIEINPRIQVEHTITEEITGIDIVAAQIQIAAGATLEQLGLTQDRISTRGFAIQCRITTEDPAKNFQPDTGKIEVYRSAGGNGVRLDGGNGFAGAVITPYYDSMLVKVSCHGSTYEIARRKVLRALIEFRIRGVKTNIPFLASLLTHPTFIDGNCWTTFIDDTPSLFDLVGSQNRAQKLLAYLGDLAVNGSSIKGQIGEPKFKGDIIIPELLDDAGKKLDVSSPSQKGWRNIIVEQGPKAFAKAVRNYKGCLLMDTTWRDAHQSLLATRVRTVDLLNIAKETSHALSNLYALECWGGATFDVAFRFLYEDPWDRLRKMRKLIPNIPFQMLLRGANGVAYASLPDNAIDHFVKQAKDNGVDIFRVFDALNDINQLEVGIKAVQKAGGVCEGTVCYSGDMLNPKKKYSLDYYIDLVDKLVALDIDVLGIKDMAGVLKPHAATILIGTIRKKYPDLPIHVHTHDSAGTGVASMVACAMAGADAVDAATDSLSGMTSQPSINAIIASLDGTDKQPGLNPAHVRALDTYWSQLRLLYSPFEAHLAGPDPEVYEHEIPGGQLTNMMFQASQLGLGSQWLETKKAYEQANELLGDIVKVTPTSKVVGDLAQFMVSNKLSPKDVIERAGELDFPGSVLEFLEGMMGQPYGGFPEPFRTKALRGRRKLDKRPGLFLEPIDFAKVRKELSRKYGSVTECDVASHIMYPKVFADYKAFIAKYGDLSVLPTKYFLSKPEIGEEFHVELEKGKVLILKLLAVGPLSENTGQREVFYEMNGEVRQVTVDDKQASVENVSRPKADPGDSSQVGAPMAGVLVELRVHEGSEVKKGDPLAVLSAMKMEMVISAPHNGVVSSLQVREGDSVDGSDLVCRITKGDKK